In the genome of Lactuca sativa cultivar Salinas chromosome 3, Lsat_Salinas_v11, whole genome shotgun sequence, the window TGCATCTTTCAACCAACAacaacaaaacacacacacacacaccctttTCTATCATCTCTCACCGGTAAGTTTCAAATTTCTTCAACCTCTATATGATTATATGCCAATTCATGATCTGAGGTTTTGATAAATCAATCCAGTTTTTAATATCTTGAGTAATCTGATCTTGGGTAATGTGGATCTGAGTTAAGATTTTCTGGGTTTGGTTTTGGCGAAGAACAGGGTTTTAGGGCAACAGAAATGGCACGCAAGAAGATCCGAGAGTATGATTCCAAGAGGTTGGTGAAGGAGCATTATAAGAGGATTTCTGGTTCTGAACTGCCCATCAAATCTGCACAGGTAAAAAATaatttcatgattttttatttatttttaggtcTATGGCTTTCATTTGGTGCCCTAATTCTTATTGTTATATAACTACATGCAAACTTTACTCATCGCAAAAACCATTTTCCTTTTTAATCTGTAATTTGGCTCTGATTTAATCTCTCACTCGAATATTGACATGATACAGCGATTGGCTAATTAGACTTGGTGACTGTTTTGATTTAAATTCCCTTTTGACCTAAGCTTTGGCTTTGGCGATTGAAATATTCTTCATCTGAATCCAAGTAAAAAGAACTGAAATACCCAAAAAAATACTCCTTTATGTGTGACCTTTGAGCACTATTTTATCAATTATTGCCGAATTCTTCATTAATCGATGTCTTTTTTGATGCATTAGGTTACAGAATCAACCGACTTCAATGAGCTTGTAGAGAGGGAACCATGGTTATCTTCATCCAAACTGGTTGTGAAACCCGACATGTTGTTTGGAAAGCGTGGCAAGAGTGGACTTGTTGCCCTGAATCTTGATTTGGCTCAAGTTGCTGAATTCGTAAAGGAGCGACTCGGGAAAGAGGTAATGATTGTTTAGTATGAAGAATTGAATCAAAAGGAATGGAATCGGTCGTTCCATCCCCTAGATTCCATACACAAGAGAACGAATCACATCCCATTCCATTCATACGTGGCAAACAAACATGATTTACTTATTCCATTCCATCTTTGATTTGCATTATTAAAAAACTTGTCTGGATTTGATAGGTTGTAATGGGAGGATGCCAAGGACCCATAACCACATTCATTGTTGAACCATTTGTTCCACATAACGAAGAGTTCTATATCAACATTGTTTCTGAGAGATTAGGGTGTAGCATCAGCTTCTCAGAATGTGGAGGAATTGACATTGAAGAAAATTGGGACAAAGTGAAGACAATCTTTTTACCAACAGGGGTATCTTTAAATCAAGAAATATGTGCTCCACTTGTTGCCACTCTCCCATTGGAATTCAAATCTGTAATCGAGCAGTTCATCACACACATATATTCCCTATTcataggtaaaaaaaaaaaaagcaaaaatcatatttttttccCCTAAATCATAAATCTAGTCAAAACCCGTTATTAATCTTGgtgttttctttcatttttagATCTTGATTTCACTTTCCTAGAAATGAATCCGTTCACATTGGTAGATGGAAAGGCTTATCCTCTTGATATGAGAGGCGAGCTTGATGATACTGCTGCTTTCAAGAACTTCAAAAAGTACACATCTTTTTAAATCTTGATTGCCATACTTATGGCAGCTTTGTAAATTCCTCTAACTTCTCTTCTAATTTCACAGGTGGGGCAGTATCGAATTCCCAATGCCCTTTGGAAGAGTTATGAGTGCTACTGAAAGCTTTATTCATGGACTTGACGAAAAGGTACAcattatatttgaaagtttaccttttttttttttttcaagatttaGTTTTTAAACTGTATTTTTTTTGGTTCTTGCAGACCAGTGCATCTTTGAAGTTCACTGTTCTTAACCCAAAAGGGCGAATCTGGACCATGGTGGCTGGTGGTGGTGCTAGTGTCATCTATGCAGATACAGTTGGAGATCTTGGTTATGCTTCTGAGCTTGGAAACTATGCAGAATACAGTGGTGCACCCAATGAAGAGGAAGTTCTGCAATATGCTCGAGTTGTGATTGATgtaattaccattttacccttcaagaATATGGTTTCATGTCAAGATCCCTTGTTTTTTGAATTCTGATTGTTTATTTTCTTTTCAGTGTGCAACTGCTGATCCTGATGGTCAAAGGAGGGCACTTGTGGTGGGAGGTGGAATCGCAAACTTCACTGATGTTGCAGCCACCTTCAATGGCATCATTCGTGCGATGAAAGAGAAGGTGACAAAATCAGATCTTGTCTTTTTAACTTTTAGACCAAAAGGGCAAAACTGACTTTTTCCATTGGTTAAAAATGTGTAGGTAGCTAAGTTGAAAGCTGCAAACATGCACATCTATGTGCGAAGAGGAGGTCCAAATTACCAAAGAGGGCTTGCAAGAATGCGTGCACTTGGAGCTGAACTTGGTATCCCCATTGAGGTACATTATTAGATCTTATTTCCCTTCACAATGCTTTACTTTTGGAACCTTTCAAGGGCAAATTAGTCAATAATTCACTTTGGCTTGTGTGTTGTAGGTGTATGGGCCTGAGGCAACGATGACAGGAATATGCAAACAAGCAATTGAATGCATATCGGTTTCTGCTTAAATTTGGTGGATCTGATTGGACTCTTTTAGCATATGTTTCATCAAAAATGTTAAAATCTTGGAATTTATACGTTAATAATAAGAGTGTTGTAAGTTGAATATTATGATTTGTATCTTTGGGTTAAGTGTATGGTGATGCCTTTGCTCATCTCTATTTTTGGGGTCTATTGTTCTTTGGATCCACATTTGGGATGAATACAAGGAAACTGTTTTTGCAAATTTGATTGAGTTTTTTGGCCTCTCAAGCCTATTCCACGAAGTAACTCACTAATAATTATGGAATTACAAGAATGAAGACCCTCAACATTTCAACAATCATGAATACCATCCCAACTTTTCATCCATGTTCTCTCTATATCCCATCATATCATGGACTCTTAACTattaatcttatttatatatgatAAATATGATCACTTTTCTTATATGAATCAATATCAAATAAATAAAACGTGTTCTAAATAGAGTTTGAGTGTAGTAGTAAGTGAATGACTCTTTTCGACTTAATGAGGACATAACTTAATGGGATAGATATATAGGAGCGTTTTTTACTTAAGAGTTAATACATACAACATGTCTTGATATGTTCAGTGAAAGAAGAAAGCATTTATCCATTTAGATCTCCTTTTTATTTCTTTACCCTTCAgccttgctttttttttttttatagccCTATGGTTGTTTGCCACTTCTAGTCTCCATGTTCCATCTTCTCCATTGTCAATCACATCTTCACATTGTGATGCATGCCACAGTCAACACTACGTTGTATCATTGTAAGTTTATGGAAGAATCCATAAAGAGTTAGCCCAtttgaatcatggatcatggataataagcccaagagtatggattatatatatatatatatatatatatatatatatatatatatatatatatgtttgaccCCATAGCTAAAATCGGATGGCTAGTGTTCTTGGA includes:
- the LOC111881557 gene encoding ATP-citrate synthase alpha chain protein 2, giving the protein MARKKIREYDSKRLVKEHYKRISGSELPIKSAQVTESTDFNELVEREPWLSSSKLVVKPDMLFGKRGKSGLVALNLDLAQVAEFVKERLGKEVVMGGCQGPITTFIVEPFVPHNEEFYINIVSERLGCSISFSECGGIDIEENWDKVKTIFLPTGVSLNQEICAPLVATLPLEFKSVIEQFITHIYSLFIDLDFTFLEMNPFTLVDGKAYPLDMRGELDDTAAFKNFKKWGSIEFPMPFGRVMSATESFIHGLDEKTSASLKFTVLNPKGRIWTMVAGGGASVIYADTVGDLGYASELGNYAEYSGAPNEEEVLQYARVVIDCATADPDGQRRALVVGGGIANFTDVAATFNGIIRAMKEKVAKLKAANMHIYVRRGGPNYQRGLARMRALGAELGIPIEVYGPEATMTGICKQAIECISVSA